From one Rhodovulum sp. ES.010 genomic stretch:
- a CDS encoding SDR family NAD(P)-dependent oxidoreductase, with protein MSDTWIILGASSAMARAFARKLAARGDGLILAGRDMDDLERDAADACIRGAALAEVARFDARDPAGFAPLVGRMAACGGTISAAVFVGSMPSQAEIDADPSLIEGMVVDNFTGPAHILQMLAPLMEQRGDSTVVGVGSVAGDRGRIGNYVYGAAKAGFATYLSGLRNRLTRAGGHVVTVKPGFTDTAMTWGVSGMFLVAHPERIADDILRAVEKKRNVIYTPVFWLGIMSIIRAIPERFFKKMSI; from the coding sequence ATGAGCGACACCTGGATCATTCTCGGGGCCTCGTCCGCGATGGCGCGAGCATTCGCACGCAAGCTGGCCGCACGCGGCGACGGCCTGATCCTCGCGGGCCGGGACATGGACGACCTGGAACGCGACGCGGCCGATGCCTGCATCCGTGGCGCAGCGCTGGCCGAGGTCGCCCGCTTCGACGCCCGCGACCCGGCGGGCTTTGCCCCGCTCGTCGGGCGCATGGCCGCCTGCGGCGGCACGATCTCGGCCGCGGTTTTCGTGGGCTCGATGCCCTCGCAAGCGGAGATCGACGCCGACCCGTCGCTCATCGAGGGCATGGTGGTCGACAACTTCACCGGCCCGGCGCACATCCTGCAGATGCTCGCGCCGTTGATGGAGCAGCGCGGCGACAGCACCGTCGTCGGCGTCGGCTCGGTCGCGGGCGATCGCGGGCGCATCGGCAACTATGTCTATGGGGCCGCCAAGGCCGGCTTCGCCACCTACCTGTCGGGCCTGCGCAACCGTCTGACGCGGGCCGGGGGGCATGTGGTGACCGTCAAGCCCGGCTTCACCGACACGGCCATGACCTGGGGCGTCAGCGGCATGTTCCTGGTCGCGCACCCCGAGCGGATCGCGGACGATATCCTGCGCGCCGTCGAGAAGAAGCGTAACGTGATCTACACGCCGGTGTTCTGGCTGGGGATCATGTCGATCATCCGGGCGATCCCGGAACGGTTCTTCAAGAAGATGTCGATCTAG
- a CDS encoding type II secretion system F family protein — protein MQISAEPIIYGLIFVAVLALVEGLYLTVFGKSISLNAKVNRRLEMLEKGVDREQVLEQLRKEMSQHMNARGIPLYSILAEKAQKANIAFTPVQLIMIMVLLSGIAFLGLTVGTAAALPVRLLVAVAMGVGGVYVWVNKKAKKRLGLIEEQLPDAVELMVRSLRVGHPFVSAINIVAKEVPDPLGSEMGIIADEAAYGRDIGEALKDLAARVDMQDLRFLAVAVLIQQQSGGNLAEVLDGLAKVIRSRFKLFRRVKAITAEAKWSGMFLSGFPIVAIVMISVIKPDYYDEVKETAAFIPAAIAVGVFLVVNVIFMRIMVNIKV, from the coding sequence ATGCAGATCAGCGCGGAGCCCATCATCTACGGCCTGATCTTCGTCGCTGTTCTGGCGCTGGTCGAGGGCCTGTATCTCACGGTGTTCGGCAAGTCGATCAGCCTGAACGCCAAGGTCAACCGCCGGCTGGAGATGCTGGAAAAGGGGGTCGACCGCGAACAGGTGCTGGAACAACTCCGCAAGGAGATGTCGCAGCACATGAACGCGCGCGGCATCCCCCTCTACTCGATACTCGCCGAAAAGGCGCAAAAGGCCAACATCGCCTTCACGCCGGTGCAGCTGATCATGATCATGGTGCTGCTTTCGGGCATCGCCTTCCTGGGGCTCACCGTCGGCACCGCCGCCGCGCTCCCGGTGCGCTTGCTCGTCGCGGTCGCGATGGGGGTCGGCGGTGTCTATGTCTGGGTCAACAAGAAGGCCAAGAAGCGCCTTGGGCTGATCGAGGAACAGCTGCCTGACGCGGTGGAACTGATGGTCCGCTCGCTCCGCGTCGGTCACCCGTTCGTCTCGGCGATCAATATCGTGGCCAAGGAGGTGCCCGACCCGCTCGGCTCGGAAATGGGGATCATCGCAGACGAGGCCGCCTACGGCCGCGACATCGGCGAAGCGCTGAAGGATCTGGCCGCGCGCGTGGACATGCAGGATTTGCGCTTCCTTGCGGTGGCGGTGTTGATCCAGCAGCAATCGGGCGGCAACCTCGCTGAAGTCCTCGACGGGCTGGCCAAGGTCATCCGCTCGCGTTTCAAGCTGTTCCGCCGGGTCAAGGCGATCACGGCGGAGGCGAAATGGTCGGGCATGTTCCTGTCCGGCTTCCCGATCGTCGCGATCGTCATGATCTCGGTGATCAAGCCGGACTACTACGACGAAGTGAAGGAAACCGCGGCCTTCATCCCGGCCGCGATCGCCGTGGGCGTGTTCCTCGTCGTGAACGTGATCTTCATGCGGATCATGGTCAACATCAAGGTCTGA
- a CDS encoding OmpA family protein: MRAKLTALTLGAAVALSACSADFHREAGASLDDGGFGNATMDNTMLMSGERAMAISLNRRFAEEVPAMITFPFDSAALDGTARAALDEQARWIVQYPYVKFRVYGHTDKVGSAAYNKALGMRRAQATVNYLVSRGISRSRLQAVVSYGETQPLIVTEGRERRNRRTATEVWGFLEPKRLIFDGKYMRNTYGIYVQSAQEEHVSE, encoded by the coding sequence ATGCGCGCCAAACTGACAGCTCTGACCCTCGGCGCCGCGGTCGCGCTCTCCGCCTGCAGCGCCGATTTCCACCGTGAGGCCGGCGCCAGCCTGGACGACGGCGGCTTCGGCAACGCGACGATGGACAACACGATGCTGATGTCCGGCGAACGCGCGATGGCGATCAGCCTCAACCGGCGCTTCGCGGAGGAGGTGCCGGCGATGATCACCTTCCCCTTCGACAGCGCCGCGCTCGACGGCACGGCCCGCGCCGCGCTCGACGAGCAGGCGCGGTGGATCGTGCAATACCCGTATGTCAAGTTCCGCGTCTACGGCCACACCGACAAGGTCGGCAGTGCCGCGTACAACAAGGCGCTGGGCATGCGTCGCGCGCAGGCGACGGTCAACTACCTGGTTTCACGGGGCATCTCCCGTTCCCGCCTCCAGGCGGTGGTCTCCTATGGCGAGACCCAGCCGCTGATCGTCACCGAGGGCCGGGAACGGCGAAACCGGCGCACAGCGACCGAGGTCTGGGGCTTTCTCGAGCCCAAGCGCCTGATCTTCGACGGCAAGTACATGCGCAACACCTACGGCATTTACGTGCAGAGCGCCCAGGAAGAACACGTCTCGGAGTGA
- a CDS encoding lytic transglycosylase domain-containing protein: protein MRIVAGGVAAVLFCAVPAAADPPPWPEFTFKRVKPPGPGASKRIKVQIAPAEPEVASPLPPEVDETPPPAGPGPAWFWARVSPALADRAPGRLARALDALAEAPEGASVPVPRLQDLQDIAALHGADILLATVGTRVSPALALAVIGVESGGRSAAVSPKGATGLMQLMPETATRFGVADATDAAANIRGGVAYLDWLMGTFGNDPVLVLAAYNSGEGAVRRHGGVPPFAETRDYVPRVLAAWAVARGLCQTPPELISDGCVFRVMGAG from the coding sequence CTGCGCATCGTCGCTGGCGGTGTTGCGGCGGTGTTGTTTTGCGCGGTTCCCGCCGCGGCCGACCCCCCGCCCTGGCCGGAGTTCACCTTCAAGCGGGTCAAGCCGCCAGGGCCGGGCGCAAGCAAGCGGATCAAGGTGCAGATCGCGCCCGCGGAACCGGAAGTCGCCAGCCCCTTGCCGCCTGAGGTGGATGAGACCCCGCCACCGGCGGGCCCCGGCCCCGCCTGGTTCTGGGCCCGCGTCTCGCCGGCCCTCGCCGACAGGGCCCCCGGGCGTCTTGCCCGCGCGTTGGACGCCCTGGCAGAGGCGCCGGAAGGCGCCTCGGTGCCGGTGCCGCGGCTTCAGGACCTCCAGGACATTGCAGCCCTCCACGGGGCCGATATCCTTCTTGCCACGGTGGGCACGCGCGTTTCGCCTGCATTGGCGCTCGCGGTGATCGGGGTGGAGAGCGGCGGCCGATCTGCCGCGGTCAGCCCCAAGGGCGCGACCGGCCTTATGCAACTGATGCCGGAGACCGCGACCCGGTTCGGCGTCGCCGACGCGACCGATGCGGCGGCGAATATTCGCGGCGGCGTGGCCTATCTCGACTGGCTGATGGGGACGTTCGGCAATGACCCGGTTCTGGTGCTGGCGGCCTACAATTCGGGCGAAGGCGCGGTGCGCCGCCACGGCGGGGTGCCGCCCTTCGCCGAGACGCGCGACTACGTGCCCCGCGTTCTGGCCGCGTGGGCCGTGGCGCGCGGCCTGTGCCAGACCCCGCCGGAGCTGATCAGCGACGGCTGCGTGTTCCGGGTGATGGGGGCGGGGTAG
- a CDS encoding UbiA family prenyltransferase: MGPGEPLVLDVERSFLATELALEAFWSGLHRAPRATLVALLRHAGQPAALRRALTRIAPPRVDLLPVRPEAAARARAARAAGCEVVLVSDADPALLAALAAHHGLSCPFWPAQGRGGRCGDAPKVPARPAAREGRPRWSRRALLHALRPHQWVKNLLLLLPVLAAHAFSTPILLLALAGIVAFSAAASSIYIVNDLLDLEADRLHPVKRNRPFAAGAVPIGTGMAASLGLAFVAFALGAALGPAFLGVLGLYMVLSLAYSLRLKRMRWVDVATLAALYTLRVVAGAAATGVGASVLMLVFVFPVFLALGCVKRMTELALAEDGRRLPGRGYGRADRDDLLNMAGLGVVAALLVFFGYSFTDQARALYPSRWMLWVALLPLAAWLVRMVVLGYRGAQDYDPILFAVRDRVGLGLIFLALCCMFHGAGLWQRGLGV; this comes from the coding sequence ATGGGGCCGGGCGAGCCGCTGGTTCTGGACGTCGAGCGCTCCTTTCTGGCCACGGAGCTGGCCCTCGAGGCGTTCTGGAGCGGCCTGCACCGGGCGCCGCGCGCGACGCTCGTGGCTCTCCTGCGCCATGCCGGGCAGCCCGCGGCGCTGCGCCGGGCGCTGACGCGTATCGCTCCGCCAAGGGTCGACCTGCTACCGGTGCGCCCGGAGGCCGCCGCACGGGCGCGCGCGGCGCGCGCAGCGGGGTGCGAGGTGGTTCTGGTGTCGGATGCCGATCCGGCCCTGCTGGCCGCGTTGGCGGCGCACCACGGGCTGTCCTGCCCGTTCTGGCCTGCCCAAGGGCGCGGCGGCCGGTGCGGGGATGCGCCCAAGGTCCCGGCGCGGCCCGCGGCCCGGGAAGGCCGACCGCGCTGGTCCCGGCGCGCGTTGCTCCACGCCCTTCGTCCGCATCAATGGGTCAAGAATCTCCTGTTGCTGCTGCCGGTTCTCGCGGCCCATGCCTTCTCGACGCCGATCCTGTTGCTTGCGCTGGCCGGGATCGTTGCCTTCTCGGCTGCGGCTTCGTCGATCTACATCGTCAACGACCTGCTCGATCTCGAGGCCGACCGGCTGCACCCGGTCAAGCGCAACCGTCCCTTCGCGGCCGGCGCCGTGCCGATCGGCACGGGTATGGCCGCAAGCCTGGGCCTCGCGTTTGTGGCCTTCGCGCTTGGGGCGGCATTGGGCCCCGCCTTTCTCGGGGTGTTGGGCCTCTACATGGTGCTCTCGCTTGCCTATTCGCTGCGGCTCAAGCGGATGCGCTGGGTCGACGTGGCGACGCTGGCCGCGCTCTATACTCTCCGGGTTGTGGCGGGTGCGGCGGCCACCGGGGTCGGGGCCTCGGTGCTGATGCTGGTCTTCGTCTTTCCCGTCTTCCTGGCGCTTGGCTGCGTGAAACGGATGACCGAGCTTGCGCTTGCCGAGGATGGGCGCAGGCTGCCGGGGCGGGGCTACGGACGGGCCGACCGGGACGATCTTCTGAACATGGCTGGGCTGGGCGTGGTGGCCGCCCTCCTGGTGTTCTTCGGGTACAGCTTCACAGACCAGGCCCGCGCCCTCTATCCGTCCCGGTGGATGCTCTGGGTCGCGCTGCTGCCGCTCGCGGCTTGGCTTGTTCGCATGGTCGTCTTGGGCTATCGCGGTGCGCAGGATTACGACCCGATCCTGTTTGCGGTGCGCGACCGCGTCGGGCTGGGCCTGATATTTCTGGCGCTGTGCTGCATGTTCCACGGCGCCGGGCTGTGGCAGCGCGGGCTTGGCGTCTAG
- a CDS encoding type II and III secretion system protein family protein codes for MNIRTLLAAGLAGLAAFAAPTVPGEAQTLRTLDGQATGTLTIPMNRAVVVESDEVFAELSISNPQIADISTLSDRTIYVLGKIPGRTTLTVLGPDGSLLTNVEVRVTPDMSELKERLREVLPGEPIEVRSANDGLVLSGTVSSAQAVDRALDLASRYAPERISNLLTVAGSQQVMLKVRFAEMSRNVTKALGSELSVIGNRSLGGGAFDGGEGTVDGSFGAGLTGEIGSLTIAGDLGALGLELTLEALETKGFVRTLAEPNLTALSGQEAAFLAGGEYPIPIQEEDGLSIEYKPFGIQLGFTPRVVGDNINLRLDAEVSGLDDTASYDVGDISVQGFRTRRTSTTVELRDGESFAIAGLLQDDFFANNSQVPWISDVPVLGALFRSSDYERQKSELVIIVTAHKVTPTRGEALAIPTDRVRPPSERELFLFGDLSAPNAPRTGAAGEVARQDFSGSYGYVME; via the coding sequence ATGAACATCAGGACGTTACTGGCGGCCGGCCTGGCAGGGCTTGCCGCCTTCGCAGCCCCGACCGTGCCGGGGGAGGCCCAGACGCTGCGCACCCTTGACGGGCAGGCGACCGGCACGCTGACCATTCCGATGAACCGCGCGGTCGTCGTCGAAAGCGACGAGGTGTTCGCGGAACTCTCGATCTCCAACCCGCAGATCGCCGACATCTCCACGCTGTCGGACCGCACGATCTACGTTCTCGGGAAGATACCGGGCCGCACGACGCTCACTGTTCTGGGACCCGATGGCAGCTTGCTGACGAATGTCGAGGTCCGTGTGACGCCGGACATGAGCGAACTCAAGGAACGCCTGCGCGAGGTGTTGCCGGGCGAGCCGATCGAGGTGCGCTCGGCCAATGACGGGCTGGTGCTCTCGGGCACGGTCAGTTCGGCGCAGGCCGTCGACCGTGCGCTCGACCTCGCCTCGCGCTACGCGCCGGAACGCATCTCCAACCTCCTGACCGTCGCGGGCAGCCAGCAGGTCATGCTCAAGGTTCGGTTCGCCGAGATGTCCCGCAACGTCACCAAGGCACTGGGCTCCGAACTCAGCGTCATCGGCAATCGCTCGCTCGGCGGCGGCGCGTTCGACGGCGGCGAGGGCACTGTCGACGGCAGCTTCGGCGCCGGGCTGACCGGCGAGATCGGTAGCCTCACGATCGCCGGCGACCTTGGTGCCCTTGGGCTGGAACTCACGCTCGAAGCGCTTGAAACCAAGGGCTTCGTGCGCACACTTGCCGAGCCCAACCTGACCGCGCTCTCCGGCCAGGAGGCCGCGTTCCTGGCGGGCGGCGAGTATCCGATTCCGATCCAGGAAGAGGACGGCCTGTCGATCGAGTACAAGCCCTTCGGGATCCAGTTGGGCTTTACCCCGCGTGTGGTCGGCGACAACATCAACCTGCGCCTCGACGCCGAGGTCAGCGGCCTCGACGACACAGCGAGCTATGACGTGGGCGATATCAGCGTTCAGGGTTTCCGGACCCGCCGCACCTCAACCACGGTGGAACTGCGCGACGGCGAGAGCTTTGCCATCGCGGGCCTGCTGCAGGACGATTTCTTCGCCAATAACAGCCAGGTGCCGTGGATCAGCGACGTGCCGGTGCTCGGGGCGCTGTTCCGCAGTTCGGACTACGAGCGCCAGAAGAGCGAACTCGTCATCATCGTCACCGCCCACAAGGTCACGCCGACACGCGGCGAGGCCCTCGCCATCCCGACCGACCGGGTGCGCCCGCCCAGCGAACGCGAGTTGTTCCTCTTCGGAGATCTTTCCGCTCCGAACGCGCCGAGGACCGGTGCGGCGGGCGAGGTCGCCCGGCAGGATTTCAGCGGCTCCTACGGATATGTGATGGAGTGA
- a CDS encoding AAA family ATPase, with amino-acid sequence MTSTAALDSDPAPVIACTVSRDIQNFDLLIEDMETELGEAWGDLGFQDADSFFDQPDARSLEFIAVAVDDQDEDDIGFIGEIVRNAKTHGIKVIVIAEELSPIALHQLMRVGADDFVPYPLPERALQEAINRVRRPDPVPAAANGPAGQTAPSVSSSDRDGAIFPVHGLAGGVGASTFAVNLAWELARAGKKSGHRVCLIDLDLQFGSVSTYLDLPRRDIVFELLSDIGSLDSESFMQALQTYNDDLHVLTAPADILPLDLISPDEVRALIEMARSQFEFVVIDMPTTLVQWTETVLSHAHVYFALLELDMRSAQNALRLIRALKSEDLPHERLRYAMNRAPKFADLSGKSRVKRMAESLDIDIELQLPDGGKIVAQAGDHGLPLAETANKAPLRKEIQKLAVSLYELGQAPAAAER; translated from the coding sequence ATGACGAGTACGGCTGCCTTGGACTCCGATCCGGCCCCGGTAATCGCCTGCACCGTGTCCCGGGACATTCAGAACTTCGATCTTCTGATCGAGGACATGGAGACGGAACTCGGGGAAGCGTGGGGCGATCTCGGCTTTCAGGATGCGGACAGCTTCTTCGACCAGCCCGACGCGCGGTCGCTGGAATTCATCGCCGTCGCAGTCGACGATCAGGACGAGGACGACATCGGCTTCATCGGCGAGATCGTCCGCAATGCCAAGACGCACGGCATCAAGGTGATCGTGATCGCCGAGGAACTCAGCCCGATCGCGCTTCACCAGTTGATGCGGGTCGGGGCAGACGATTTCGTGCCCTACCCCCTGCCCGAACGCGCGCTGCAGGAGGCGATCAACCGGGTGCGCCGACCCGACCCGGTGCCCGCTGCGGCGAACGGCCCTGCCGGCCAGACTGCGCCCAGCGTGTCCAGTTCCGACCGCGACGGGGCGATCTTCCCCGTCCATGGCCTCGCCGGCGGGGTGGGCGCGTCGACCTTCGCAGTCAATCTCGCCTGGGAACTCGCCCGGGCGGGCAAGAAATCGGGGCACCGCGTCTGCCTGATCGACCTCGATCTTCAATTCGGCTCCGTCTCGACGTATCTCGACCTGCCCCGGAGGGACATCGTCTTCGAGCTTCTCTCGGACATCGGTTCGCTCGACAGCGAGAGTTTCATGCAGGCGCTGCAGACCTACAACGACGACCTGCACGTGCTCACGGCGCCGGCCGACATCCTTCCCCTCGACCTGATTTCACCCGACGAGGTGAGAGCATTGATCGAGATGGCACGCTCGCAGTTCGAGTTCGTGGTGATCGACATGCCGACGACGCTGGTGCAGTGGACTGAGACCGTGCTGAGCCATGCCCATGTCTATTTCGCGCTGCTCGAGCTCGACATGCGCTCGGCGCAGAACGCGCTGCGGCTGATCCGCGCGCTGAAATCCGAGGACCTGCCGCACGAACGGCTGCGCTACGCGATGAACCGCGCGCCGAAATTCGCCGACCTTTCGGGAAAGAGTCGGGTCAAGCGCATGGCCGAAAGCCTCGACATCGACATCGAACTGCAGTTGCCCGATGGCGGCAAGATCGTCGCCCAGGCCGGCGACCATGGCCTGCCGCTGGCCGAAACCGCCAACAAGGCCCCGCTGCGCAAGGAAATCCAGAAACTCGCCGTGTCGCTCTACGAGCTGGGCCAGGCGCCCGCGGCGGCCGAACGCTAG
- a CDS encoding Flp family type IVb pilin: MKLFELIKRFHSDESGAVTVDWVVLTAAIVGLGIAVLSTVGNGVQGLATNISTELSGTQVQDIGTLGFDADGNFGGGDG; the protein is encoded by the coding sequence ATGAAACTGTTCGAACTGATCAAGCGCTTCCACAGCGATGAATCGGGCGCCGTTACCGTGGACTGGGTCGTGCTGACCGCCGCGATCGTGGGCCTGGGCATCGCGGTTCTCAGCACCGTGGGCAACGGCGTTCAGGGTCTGGCCACCAACATCTCGACCGAACTGTCCGGCACGCAGGTGCAGGATATCGGCACCCTGGGCTTCGACGCGGACGGCAACTTCGGCGGCGGCGACGGCTAA
- a CDS encoding CpaF family protein: MFSRYKKADAGAARPATAPQPAPTTQTPVPAVTPRAQPVKPEAGEKERKRRERLAELKVELHKRLLENLNLAALEHADEKELRAEIQAIASEALEEMGIVLNKEDRGQLNQELFDEVTGLGPLEPLLKDETVNDILVNGPKQVFVERAGKLTLTDTTFKDERHLLRIIDKIVSAVGRRVDESNPYVDARLADGSRFNAMVPPIAVDGSLVSIRKFKKDKLGIEDLVKFGAFTEEMAAYLQAAVACRLNVIVSGGTGSGKTTTLNALSSFIDNAERILTIEDTAELQLQQTHVGRMESRPPNVEGKGAVTQRDCLKNALRMRPDRIIVGETRGEEVIDMLQAMNTGHDGSMTTIHANNARDAVSRLENMVAMAGIEMPLKAVRAQIASAVHLIVQASRLQDGSRRMVSITEVTGMEGEVISMQEVFRYERLGLEPDGKIIGRFTATGVRSHYSERFRQWGYDLPASIFEPNRGM; this comes from the coding sequence ATGTTCTCCAGGTACAAGAAAGCCGATGCCGGCGCCGCGCGCCCCGCGACCGCCCCCCAGCCCGCCCCGACGACCCAGACGCCGGTACCGGCGGTGACCCCGCGCGCGCAACCCGTCAAACCCGAGGCCGGCGAGAAAGAGCGCAAACGCAGGGAACGGCTGGCCGAACTGAAGGTCGAACTGCACAAGCGCTTGCTCGAAAACCTGAACCTCGCCGCGCTGGAACATGCCGACGAGAAAGAACTGCGCGCCGAGATCCAGGCGATCGCCAGCGAAGCGCTCGAAGAGATGGGCATCGTCCTCAACAAGGAGGACCGCGGCCAGCTGAACCAGGAACTGTTCGACGAGGTGACGGGCCTCGGCCCGCTCGAACCACTCCTGAAGGACGAGACGGTCAACGACATCCTGGTCAACGGCCCCAAGCAGGTCTTCGTCGAACGCGCGGGCAAGCTCACTCTGACCGATACCACCTTCAAGGACGAACGCCACCTGCTGCGGATCATCGACAAGATCGTCTCCGCCGTGGGCCGGCGCGTCGATGAATCGAACCCCTACGTGGACGCCCGGCTCGCCGACGGCTCGCGCTTCAACGCGATGGTGCCGCCGATCGCGGTGGACGGCTCCCTGGTCTCGATCCGGAAATTCAAGAAGGACAAGCTGGGCATCGAGGATCTGGTGAAGTTCGGCGCCTTCACCGAGGAGATGGCCGCCTATCTGCAGGCCGCCGTTGCCTGCAGGCTGAACGTCATCGTCTCGGGCGGGACGGGCTCGGGCAAGACGACCACACTCAACGCGCTGTCCTCCTTCATCGACAACGCCGAACGCATCCTGACCATCGAGGACACGGCAGAACTCCAGCTGCAGCAGACCCATGTGGGCCGGATGGAAAGCCGCCCGCCCAACGTCGAGGGCAAGGGCGCGGTGACCCAGCGCGACTGTCTGAAGAACGCGCTCCGGATGCGCCCCGACCGCATCATCGTCGGCGAGACCCGCGGCGAGGAAGTCATCGACATGCTGCAGGCGATGAACACCGGCCATGACGGCTCGATGACGACGATCCACGCCAACAACGCCCGCGACGCGGTCTCGCGCCTGGAAAACATGGTGGCGATGGCCGGGATCGAAATGCCGCTGAAGGCGGTGCGTGCGCAGATCGCCTCGGCCGTGCACCTGATCGTGCAGGCCAGCCGCCTGCAGGACGGCTCGCGCCGGATGGTCTCGATCACCGAGGTGACGGGCATGGAAGGCGAGGTGATCTCGATGCAGGAGGTCTTCCGCTACGAACGCCTCGGGCTGGAACCCGACGGCAAAATCATCGGCCGCTTCACCGCCACCGGCGTGCGCAGCCACTATTCCGAGCGCTTCCGCCAGTGGGGCTACGACCTGCCGGCCAGCATCTTCGAACCCAACAGAGGGATGTGA
- the cpaB gene encoding Flp pilus assembly protein CpaB, with protein MRMIFGLVLLVGLGLAGFAVYMAQGYIDQYERQLAAERAARTQQVDLVPVVVAKEHLRYGQQVTLDNLRRVQWPKTSLPEGVFQTAEELFPEGKPKFRTVLRAMEAGEPLLAVKVTEPGADAGLTSRLTRGMRAFAIRVDVTSGVSGFLRPGDRVDVYWTGQSRQKQVTKLIESGVRLIAVDQIADEDTSRPVIARTVTVEVSPQQVAALAQAQSTGRLSLSLVGADDDLVAEVVQVDQKTLLGIEDAPVVVEEKEEVCTIRTRRGAEVVEIPIPCTN; from the coding sequence ATGCGAATGATCTTCGGTCTGGTGCTGCTGGTGGGGCTCGGCCTTGCGGGCTTCGCCGTGTACATGGCGCAGGGCTATATCGACCAGTATGAACGGCAACTGGCCGCGGAACGCGCCGCGCGCACGCAACAGGTGGATCTGGTGCCCGTAGTGGTCGCCAAGGAACACCTCCGTTACGGCCAGCAGGTCACGCTGGACAACCTCCGTCGTGTGCAATGGCCCAAGACGTCTCTGCCCGAGGGCGTCTTCCAGACGGCGGAAGAGCTGTTTCCCGAAGGCAAGCCGAAATTCCGCACCGTGCTGCGCGCGATGGAGGCGGGCGAGCCGCTGCTTGCGGTCAAAGTGACCGAACCCGGGGCCGATGCCGGCCTGACCTCGCGCCTGACCCGCGGCATGCGGGCCTTCGCGATCCGGGTCGACGTGACGTCGGGCGTCTCGGGCTTCCTGCGTCCGGGCGACCGCGTGGACGTCTACTGGACCGGCCAGTCAAGGCAGAAGCAGGTGACCAAGCTGATCGAGTCCGGCGTGCGCCTGATCGCGGTCGACCAGATTGCCGACGAGGACACCTCGCGCCCCGTGATCGCCCGCACCGTGACGGTCGAGGTCTCGCCGCAGCAGGTCGCCGCGCTGGCCCAGGCCCAGTCTACGGGGCGCCTTTCGCTCTCGCTGGTGGGTGCCGACGACGATCTGGTGGCAGAGGTCGTCCAGGTCGACCAGAAGACCCTGCTCGGCATCGAGGACGCCCCGGTAGTGGTCGAAGAAAAGGAAGAGGTCTGCACCATCCGCACACGCCGCGGCGCGGAGGTCGTGGAAATCCCGATCCCCTGCACGAACTGA